The following proteins come from a genomic window of Citrobacter europaeus:
- the entA gene encoding 2,3-dihydro-2,3-dihydroxybenzoate dehydrogenase EntA, which produces MAGFDFAGKTVWVTGAGKGIGYTTALAFAHAGAEVTGFDREFPQDNYPFTTEVLDVANAGQVAEVCQRVLQARERLDVLVNAAGILRMGATDALSAEEWQQTFAVNVGGAFNLFQQTMAQFRRQQGGAIVTVASDAAHTPRIGMSAYGASKAALKSLALTVGLELAGSGVRCNVVSPGSTDTDMQRTLWVSDDAEQQRIRGFGEQFKLGIPLGKIARPQEITNTILFLASDLASHITLQDIVVDGGSTLGA; this is translated from the coding sequence ATGGCCGGATTTGATTTTGCAGGGAAAACCGTCTGGGTAACCGGGGCGGGAAAAGGGATTGGCTATACCACGGCGCTGGCATTTGCGCATGCTGGCGCTGAGGTGACAGGATTCGATCGCGAGTTTCCTCAGGATAACTACCCGTTTACGACCGAAGTGCTGGATGTGGCGAATGCCGGACAGGTGGCTGAGGTGTGCCAGCGCGTCCTTCAAGCGCGCGAGCGTTTGGATGTGTTGGTCAATGCCGCAGGTATTTTGCGTATGGGGGCCACCGATGCGCTGAGCGCTGAGGAGTGGCAGCAGACGTTTGCGGTAAACGTTGGCGGGGCGTTCAATCTGTTTCAGCAGACGATGGCGCAGTTTCGTCGCCAGCAGGGCGGGGCGATCGTGACCGTCGCGTCGGATGCGGCGCACACACCGCGTATCGGCATGAGCGCCTACGGCGCGTCAAAAGCCGCGTTGAAAAGCCTGGCGCTGACCGTCGGACTTGAGCTGGCGGGTAGCGGTGTGCGTTGTAATGTGGTTTCACCAGGCTCGACCGACACTGACATGCAGCGTACGTTGTGGGTTAGTGATGACGCGGAGCAACAGCGCATTCGTGGGTTTGGCGAGCAGTTTAAGCTAGGTATTCCGCTGGGGAAAATCGCCCGGCCGCAGGAAATCACCAACACCATTTTATTTCTCGCCTCTGACCTTGCCAGCCACATTACGCTGCAGGATATCGTGGTGGACGGCGGCTCTACGCTGGGGGCATGA
- a CDS encoding autotransporter outer membrane beta-barrel domain-containing protein, producing the protein MNKCYRIVWNIARNMFVVTSELSQGDHRVRATVAGLVLSVVGLTANCVHASDYGPLSGETISLNDGDTVTSVDGTTGIESLSSGGQGVQINGKATINVTGDSGSVGVKLDNSASNNLGNGTQINVTDTGTAKTASTTGLYINNTSPGTNINADNISINTISKKDAYGINVHTENATLNFGNKSKIVTESQNGNATGVYFYDDNNTLTMNAGIIQVNTEATGKAVGIDTYWANGTTLNFGDDSRIELTSGTAGGSALYLGKNTQVNANGLNIDFTVSEAGTGTTIYGIQEGQYSQVDLGKNSAITLSMPGGTAYGLVSGSQSYFTADSLDITLSTTSTERAKGTGADISGNVDFGNDSTITVHGFSEGYGMIVDDYSATTKDDAIGTVKANNLTFDVTGQKTEGLRIEGGVVDLGSDSAISANGTASTIYLTGRGYSEFNAKNLTVTTAQSTALTLMSSMHAAVANIGEGSTIDGRNSTGHTTNGIVANTPYSAPTTINFNGSAGQRNTIYAVNGYGASAQYSGATINISNTDIIMSGNDPYGLWAIGDGDFTHAGIINGDNLTIDMTGANGSGYGVIVQDGGIVNLTGDTTIIADGGVAIWNPKVSSGGNVLPGGTVNGSGKMTITGDIVNSGWGYINLNMDAGSYFAGATSVNESFNDQGIDSILNLNLADQSLWRVTDDSTLTTLTNAGTLELAADHAAGTYSTVHADEVTLKESSILSVDLSAAALASRSANPLITGGQVNPGGDLHISNSGNALDLNALTSDNQLADIDTVTLIDADSAIVSDFASISTDPDTLPDYIAISGQVNALDNTQYELGVGLSWYAGDSAAVSTPAHGTFTLDAGQTFTVNGLLADTSPNATTGWDGKSLTKKGDGTLTLTAKNTWSGITDIQQGTLWLTESGAIGAEGSKQSVNVKAGATLGGNGVINGAVNNLGLLSFGDSTTPDSQLIVNGNVTNQGVIRSSGSTPGNALIINGDYTGNGGQLSLNASLGDDNSPTDQLIVSGNVNGSTTLYINNVDGVGAYTDQGIEIVDVGGVSSDNAFSLGNQIQIGLYEYRLYEDNESWYLRSKAETPDDPDDDVTPIDPDDSDVTPVDPDDGGSDVTPVDPDDGGSDVTPVDPDDGGSDVTPTNPQYRADIGAYLGNQWLARSLQMQTLFDREGSQYRSAEGSVWARMKGGKTDTSAVNGNIDIDSDYTQFQLGSDLATWRDDQQSITFGLMASYLDGSTDSTGNRGADGSQFTATGDIDGYNLGAYATWFSDARQHRGWYVDTWYQYGFYNNSVENGNAGSTHYDSLAHAISLESGYRYDMNMSSANTVSLTPQAQVIWQRYEADSVETNGTRIDGQNGDSWTTRLGLRIDSQLSFVDATVRPFAEINWLHSTDDLAVSFDNATVKQDLPADRSELKVGIQANLNSQWNVSVQAAGQKGNNDYRDLNGSFNLRYSW; encoded by the coding sequence ATGAATAAATGCTATCGCATCGTCTGGAATATCGCCAGAAATATGTTTGTGGTGACTTCAGAACTCTCGCAGGGCGATCATCGGGTCCGCGCAACCGTCGCGGGCCTGGTGTTATCGGTGGTTGGATTAACGGCAAACTGCGTTCATGCCAGCGACTACGGTCCGCTTAGCGGTGAAACCATCAGTTTAAATGATGGCGATACAGTGACGTCTGTTGATGGCACCACGGGTATCGAAAGCCTGTCCTCAGGGGGGCAAGGCGTACAAATTAATGGTAAAGCCACCATTAACGTTACTGGTGATAGTGGCTCTGTTGGGGTAAAGCTTGATAACAGCGCCAGTAATAATTTAGGTAACGGCACACAGATTAACGTTACGGACACAGGAACGGCGAAAACAGCATCAACCACAGGTCTTTATATTAACAACACCAGTCCAGGTACAAATATAAACGCCGATAATATATCAATTAATACCATTAGTAAAAAAGATGCTTACGGAATTAACGTTCATACAGAAAACGCCACGCTGAATTTCGGCAACAAGAGTAAAATTGTCACCGAATCCCAAAATGGTAATGCGACGGGTGTCTATTTCTATGACGACAATAATACGTTAACCATGAATGCTGGAATAATCCAGGTTAACACCGAAGCAACCGGTAAGGCCGTCGGTATCGACACATACTGGGCAAACGGTACCACGCTCAATTTTGGGGATGACAGCCGCATAGAATTAACCAGCGGCACAGCCGGCGGCAGCGCGCTCTATCTTGGAAAAAACACCCAGGTTAACGCGAACGGGCTGAACATTGATTTCACCGTATCAGAGGCAGGAACAGGCACCACGATTTATGGTATCCAGGAGGGGCAATACAGCCAAGTTGATCTGGGCAAGAACAGCGCAATTACGCTCTCAATGCCTGGAGGTACGGCATATGGACTCGTTTCTGGTTCACAAAGTTATTTTACGGCAGATAGCCTTGATATCACCCTTTCCACAACCTCTACCGAGCGCGCAAAAGGTACGGGCGCGGACATCAGCGGCAACGTGGATTTTGGCAATGATTCCACCATTACCGTGCACGGTTTCTCCGAAGGATACGGGATGATTGTTGATGATTATTCAGCAACCACCAAAGATGATGCCATCGGGACAGTAAAGGCCAACAATCTCACCTTTGACGTCACCGGCCAGAAGACGGAAGGGCTTCGAATAGAAGGCGGCGTGGTTGATTTAGGGTCAGACAGCGCCATTAGCGCAAACGGGACTGCATCCACAATTTACTTGACCGGCCGAGGATACAGTGAATTCAATGCCAAAAATCTGACCGTCACGACCGCGCAGTCCACCGCCCTTACACTAATGAGCAGCATGCATGCTGCCGTCGCCAACATTGGCGAAGGCAGCACTATTGATGGAAGAAATTCCACAGGCCACACAACCAACGGTATTGTGGCCAACACCCCCTACAGCGCCCCGACAACCATAAATTTCAACGGTTCAGCAGGGCAGCGAAACACTATCTACGCGGTGAACGGCTATGGCGCATCAGCCCAATACAGCGGCGCGACGATCAATATATCCAATACGGATATCATCATGAGCGGTAACGATCCTTACGGTCTTTGGGCTATCGGCGATGGGGATTTTACCCATGCAGGCATCATCAATGGTGATAACCTGACTATTGATATGACCGGCGCTAACGGCAGTGGTTACGGTGTGATAGTGCAAGATGGCGGTATCGTGAATCTGACGGGCGATACCACCATTATCGCCGACGGCGGCGTTGCCATCTGGAATCCGAAAGTTTCTTCGGGCGGGAATGTTCTACCTGGCGGGACGGTAAATGGCTCAGGGAAAATGACCATAACCGGCGACATCGTTAACAGCGGCTGGGGATATATCAACCTCAATATGGACGCGGGTTCTTATTTCGCCGGGGCAACCTCGGTTAATGAAAGCTTCAACGACCAGGGTATTGATTCAATCCTCAACCTTAACCTTGCCGACCAGAGCCTGTGGCGGGTTACCGATGATTCCACGCTCACGACGCTGACTAACGCAGGAACCCTTGAGCTGGCGGCAGACCACGCAGCCGGAACTTACAGCACCGTGCATGCTGACGAGGTCACGCTGAAAGAAAGCAGTATTCTCAGCGTCGATTTAAGCGCCGCGGCGCTGGCCAGTCGGTCCGCTAACCCGCTAATTACCGGCGGACAGGTTAATCCCGGCGGCGATCTACACATCAGCAATTCGGGTAATGCGCTGGATCTCAACGCGCTGACCTCAGACAATCAACTGGCAGACATCGACACGGTTACGCTAATTGATGCCGACTCCGCAATCGTGAGCGATTTCGCTTCGATCTCAACCGATCCGGATACCCTGCCCGACTATATCGCGATTTCTGGTCAGGTTAACGCCCTTGATAATACCCAATATGAATTGGGCGTGGGGCTCAGTTGGTACGCCGGAGACTCCGCCGCGGTCTCTACGCCTGCACACGGTACGTTTACCCTTGACGCGGGCCAGACATTTACCGTCAATGGGTTGCTGGCAGATACCTCACCCAACGCCACCACTGGATGGGACGGTAAAAGTCTGACCAAAAAAGGAGACGGCACGCTCACCCTTACCGCAAAGAATACCTGGAGCGGAATCACAGACATTCAGCAGGGAACGCTGTGGTTGACTGAATCGGGCGCTATCGGCGCTGAAGGCAGCAAACAGAGCGTCAATGTCAAAGCCGGAGCCACCCTCGGCGGCAACGGGGTAATCAACGGCGCGGTGAATAACCTCGGCCTGCTAAGTTTTGGCGATAGCACAACGCCAGACAGCCAGTTGATCGTTAATGGCAATGTGACCAACCAGGGCGTAATCCGCAGCAGTGGTTCGACTCCCGGGAATGCGTTAATCATCAACGGCGACTACACGGGCAACGGCGGTCAGCTCTCACTTAACGCCAGTTTGGGCGATGATAATTCACCAACCGACCAGCTCATTGTCTCGGGTAATGTAAACGGCAGCACCACGCTCTACATCAATAATGTGGATGGCGTGGGTGCATATACCGATCAAGGTATCGAGATTGTTGACGTCGGTGGGGTGTCATCAGATAACGCGTTTTCTCTTGGTAATCAGATTCAAATCGGCCTGTATGAGTATCGTCTGTATGAAGATAACGAAAGCTGGTATTTGCGTTCCAAAGCAGAAACACCCGACGACCCGGATGATGACGTCACTCCGATCGATCCTGATGACAGCGACGTCACACCGGTCGATCCTGACGATGGCGGCAGCGACGTCACACCGGTCGATCCTGATGACGGCGGCAGCGACGTCACACCGGTCGATCCTGATGACGGCGGTAGCGACGTTACCCCGACAAATCCACAATATCGCGCCGATATAGGCGCTTATCTGGGCAACCAATGGCTGGCGCGTAGCCTGCAGATGCAAACGCTGTTCGATCGTGAAGGGAGCCAGTACCGCTCGGCCGAAGGAAGCGTCTGGGCGCGAATGAAAGGCGGAAAAACGGACACATCGGCTGTAAACGGCAATATCGACATAGACAGCGATTACACCCAGTTTCAGCTTGGCAGCGACCTTGCAACCTGGCGCGATGATCAGCAAAGCATCACGTTTGGCCTGATGGCCAGTTACCTTGACGGCAGTACCGACAGCACCGGAAATCGTGGCGCGGATGGCAGTCAGTTTACAGCCACAGGCGATATCGACGGTTACAATCTTGGCGCGTATGCCACCTGGTTCTCTGATGCCCGGCAACATCGCGGCTGGTATGTTGATACGTGGTATCAGTATGGCTTCTACAATAACAGCGTCGAGAATGGCAATGCCGGTTCAACGCATTACGACTCCCTGGCTCACGCGATTTCGCTGGAAAGCGGTTATCGCTACGACATGAATATGAGCAGCGCTAACACAGTAAGCCTGACGCCACAGGCGCAGGTTATCTGGCAACGCTACGAGGCAGATAGCGTTGAGACAAATGGTACACGCATAGACGGGCAAAATGGCGATAGCTGGACCACACGTCTTGGTCTGCGAATTGATAGCCAGCTTTCATTCGTCGATGCAACTGTCCGGCCATTCGCAGAGATTAACTGGCTACACTCCACCGACGATCTGGCCGTATCATTTGATAACGCAACGGTAAAACAGGATCTTCCTGCCGATCGCAGCGAGCTAAAAGTGGGAATTCAGGCGAATCTCAATAGCCAGTGGAACGTCAGCGTCCAGGCGGCAGGTCAGAAAGGTAATAACGACTACCGCGATCTCAACGGGAGTTTTAATCTGCGCTATAGCTGGTAA
- the entH gene encoding proofreading thioesterase EntH: protein MIWKRHLTLDELNATSQNTMVAHLGMVYTRLGDDVLEAEMPVDSRTHQPFGLLHGGASAALAETLGSMAGYLMTRDGQCVVGTELNATHHRAVAQGKVRGVCQPLHLGRQSQSWEIVIFDEQGRRCCTCRLGTAVMG from the coding sequence ATGATCTGGAAACGTCATTTAACGCTGGATGAACTGAATGCTACCAGTCAGAACACGATGGTGGCGCATCTTGGCATGGTTTATACCCGACTGGGGGATGATGTGCTGGAAGCCGAAATGCCGGTGGATAGCCGCACGCATCAGCCGTTTGGCCTACTGCACGGCGGCGCGTCGGCGGCTCTGGCGGAAACGCTGGGTTCGATGGCGGGTTATCTGATGACGCGCGACGGGCAGTGCGTGGTGGGGACGGAACTGAACGCTACCCATCATCGGGCGGTTGCGCAGGGGAAAGTGCGCGGTGTCTGCCAGCCGCTGCACCTCGGGCGTCAGAGCCAAAGCTGGGAAATCGTTATCTTTGATGAACAGGGACGACGCTGTTGCACCTGTCGTTTAGGCACTGCAGTGATGGGGTGA
- the cstA gene encoding carbon starvation protein CstA, producing MNKSGKYLVWTLLSVVGAFALGYIALNRGEQINALWIVVASVCVYLIAYRFYGLYIAKNVLALDPTRMTPAVRHNDGLDYVPTDKKVLFGHHFAAIAGAGPLVGPVLAAQMGYLPGMIWLLAGVVLAGAVQDFMVLFVSTRRDGRSLGELVKEEMGPTAGVIALVACFMIMVIILAVLAMIVVKALTHSPWGTYTVAFTIPLAIFMGIYLRYLRPGRIGEVSVIGLVFLVFAIISGGWVAESPTWAPYFDFTGVQLTWMLVGYGFVAAVLPVWLLLAPRDYLSTFLKIGTIVGLAVGILIMRPTLTMPALTKFVDGTGPVWTGNLFPFLFITIACGAVSGFHALIASGTTPKMLANEGQACFIGYGGMLMESFVAIMALVSACIIDPGVYFAMNSPMAVLAPAGTVDVVASAAQVVSSWGFAITPDTLHQIANEVGEQSIISRAGGAPTLAVGMAYILHGALGGMMDVAFWYHFAILFEALFILTAVDAGTRAARFMLQDLLGVVSPSLKRTDSLPANLLATALCVLAWGYFLHQGVVDPLGGINTLWPLFGIANQMLAGMALMLCAVVLFKMKRQRYAWVALVPTAWLLICTLTAGWQKAFSPDAKIGFLAIANKFQAMIDSGNIPAQYTQSQLTQLVFNNRLDAGLTIFFMVVVVVLGLFSIRTALAALKEDKPTSKETPYEPMPENVEEIVAQAKGAH from the coding sequence ATGAACAAATCAGGGAAGTACCTCGTCTGGACATTGCTCTCCGTAGTGGGAGCATTTGCCCTCGGCTATATCGCATTAAACCGTGGTGAACAGATCAACGCGTTGTGGATAGTCGTGGCGTCGGTCTGTGTCTACCTAATCGCTTATCGTTTCTATGGCCTGTACATTGCGAAAAATGTACTGGCGCTGGACCCGACGCGTATGACGCCAGCCGTGCGTCATAACGATGGTCTGGACTATGTTCCTACCGATAAAAAAGTGCTGTTTGGTCACCATTTTGCGGCGATTGCCGGAGCAGGTCCGTTAGTTGGACCTGTGCTGGCGGCGCAAATGGGCTATCTGCCAGGTATGATCTGGCTGCTCGCCGGGGTAGTGCTGGCGGGGGCGGTACAGGATTTCATGGTGCTGTTTGTTTCTACCCGTCGCGATGGTCGTTCCCTTGGCGAACTGGTGAAAGAAGAGATGGGCCCTACGGCGGGCGTCATTGCGCTGGTGGCCTGTTTTATGATCATGGTGATTATCCTTGCGGTACTGGCGATGATCGTCGTGAAAGCGCTAACCCACAGCCCGTGGGGCACTTACACCGTCGCGTTTACCATCCCGCTGGCGATCTTCATGGGGATTTACCTGCGTTATCTGCGCCCGGGCCGCATTGGTGAAGTGTCGGTCATCGGTTTGGTATTCCTGGTGTTTGCTATTATTTCCGGCGGCTGGGTCGCTGAAAGCCCGACCTGGGCGCCGTACTTTGACTTTACCGGAGTACAGCTGACGTGGATGCTGGTGGGCTACGGCTTTGTCGCTGCCGTGCTGCCGGTGTGGCTGCTGCTGGCGCCGCGTGATTATCTTTCTACTTTCCTGAAAATCGGCACCATTGTTGGTCTGGCGGTAGGGATTCTGATCATGCGTCCGACGCTGACCATGCCTGCGCTGACTAAGTTTGTTGATGGTACTGGCCCGGTCTGGACCGGTAACCTGTTCCCGTTCCTGTTTATTACCATTGCCTGTGGCGCGGTATCGGGCTTCCATGCGCTGATCGCTTCCGGTACCACGCCGAAGATGCTGGCGAATGAAGGGCAGGCCTGCTTTATCGGCTACGGCGGGATGCTGATGGAATCCTTTGTCGCCATCATGGCGCTGGTTTCTGCGTGTATCATCGATCCGGGCGTGTACTTTGCGATGAACAGCCCGATGGCGGTGCTGGCTCCGGCGGGGACGGTTGACGTAGTCGCTTCTGCGGCGCAGGTGGTCAGCAGTTGGGGCTTTGCCATTACGCCGGACACCCTGCATCAAATCGCCAATGAAGTCGGTGAACAATCCATTATCTCCCGTGCAGGCGGAGCGCCGACGCTGGCTGTAGGGATGGCGTACATTCTGCACGGCGCGCTGGGCGGTATGATGGATGTGGCGTTCTGGTATCACTTCGCCATTCTGTTTGAAGCGCTGTTTATTCTGACGGCGGTAGATGCTGGTACACGTGCCGCGCGCTTTATGCTGCAGGATCTGCTGGGCGTGGTGTCACCGAGTCTGAAACGTACCGATTCGCTGCCTGCGAACCTGCTGGCTACAGCGCTGTGCGTGTTGGCCTGGGGTTACTTCTTGCACCAGGGGGTGGTGGATCCACTGGGCGGTATTAATACTCTGTGGCCGCTGTTCGGTATTGCCAACCAGATGCTGGCCGGTATGGCGCTGATGCTCTGTGCTGTGGTGTTGTTCAAGATGAAACGTCAGCGCTACGCATGGGTGGCGCTGGTGCCAACGGCATGGCTGCTGATTTGTACCCTGACCGCTGGCTGGCAGAAAGCGTTTAGCCCGGATGCGAAAATCGGCTTCCTGGCTATCGCCAACAAGTTCCAGGCGATGATCGACAGCGGCAACATTCCGGCGCAGTACACCCAGTCGCAGCTGACGCAACTGGTATTTAATAACCGACTGGATGCGGGACTGACCATCTTTTTCATGGTGGTCGTTGTGGTGCTGGGTCTGTTCTCCATCAGAACTGCGCTGGCAGCGCTGAAAGAGGACAAACCGACGTCGAAAGAAACGCCGTACGAACCGATGCCTGAGAATGTCGAAGAGATCGTGGCGCAGGCGAAAGGCGCGCACTAA
- the entE gene encoding (2,3-dihydroxybenzoyl)adenylate synthase EntE, with protein sequence MSIPFTRWPEEFARRYREKGYWQDLPLTDILTRHAESDHTAVIDGERHLSYRQLNQAADNLACSLRRQGIKPGETALVQLGNVAELYITFFALLKLGVAPVLALFSHQRNELNAYAKQIEPALLIADRQHALFSGDDFLNAFVAEHNSVRVVQLRNDEGEHNLQTAISQPATDFTATPSPADEVAYFQLSGGTTGTPKLIPRTHNDYYYSVRRSNEICRFTGETRYLCAIPAAHNYAMSSPGALGVFLAGGTVVLADDPSATLCFPLIERHEVNVTALVPPAVSLWLQAIAEWGSNAQLASLTLLQVGGARLSATLAARIPAEIGCQLQQVFGMAEGLVNYTRLDDSPERIINTQGRPMCPDDEVWVADADGNPLAQGETGRLMTRGPYTFRGYFKSPEHNASAFDANGFYCSGDLIAIDPDGYITVQGREKDQINRGGEKIAAEEIENLLLRHPSVIHAALVSMDDELMGEKSCAWLVVKEPLRAVQVRRFLREQGVAEFKLPDRVECVESLPLTPVGKVDKKQLRQWLAARSLA encoded by the coding sequence ATGAGTATTCCTTTCACCCGCTGGCCGGAGGAGTTTGCCCGCCGCTATCGTGAAAAAGGTTACTGGCAGGATTTGCCGCTGACCGACATTCTGACCCGTCACGCAGAAAGCGATCATACGGCGGTAATTGATGGTGAACGCCATCTGAGCTATCGCCAGCTAAATCAGGCCGCTGACAATCTCGCCTGCAGCCTGCGCCGTCAGGGGATCAAACCCGGTGAAACCGCGCTGGTACAACTGGGCAATGTGGCTGAGCTGTATATCACCTTCTTTGCGCTGCTCAAGCTGGGCGTAGCCCCGGTGCTGGCGTTATTCAGCCATCAGCGTAACGAACTAAACGCCTATGCCAAACAGATTGAACCGGCGCTGTTGATTGCCGATCGCCAGCATGCGCTGTTTAGCGGGGACGATTTTCTTAACGCGTTTGTGGCTGAACACAATTCAGTGCGCGTGGTGCAACTGCGTAATGATGAAGGTGAACACAATCTACAAACGGCGATAAGCCAACCTGCGACTGATTTTACCGCCACGCCGTCGCCCGCTGATGAGGTGGCGTACTTCCAGCTTTCCGGCGGGACGACCGGGACGCCAAAGCTAATACCTCGTACCCATAACGATTACTACTACAGTGTGCGTCGCAGCAATGAGATTTGCCGCTTCACCGGGGAAACGCGTTATCTGTGCGCGATCCCGGCGGCGCATAACTACGCCATGAGTTCGCCTGGCGCACTGGGCGTATTCCTGGCCGGCGGCACCGTGGTGCTGGCGGATGACCCGAGCGCAACCCTGTGTTTCCCGCTAATAGAACGGCATGAGGTTAACGTCACGGCGCTGGTACCGCCTGCGGTGAGCCTGTGGTTGCAGGCTATTGCGGAATGGGGCAGCAATGCGCAATTGGCTTCGCTGACGTTGTTGCAGGTTGGTGGGGCACGTCTTTCCGCCACGCTTGCGGCGCGTATTCCTGCAGAGATTGGCTGCCAGCTGCAGCAGGTCTTCGGCATGGCGGAAGGGCTGGTGAACTACACCCGTCTGGATGATAGCCCGGAGCGCATCATCAATACCCAGGGTCGCCCAATGTGTCCCGATGATGAAGTCTGGGTGGCGGACGCTGATGGCAATCCATTAGCCCAGGGTGAAACCGGACGCCTGATGACGCGTGGCCCTTACACCTTCCGCGGCTACTTCAAAAGTCCAGAGCACAATGCCAGCGCCTTTGACGCCAACGGTTTTTATTGTTCCGGCGATCTGATCGCTATCGATCCGGATGGTTATATCACCGTTCAGGGACGCGAGAAGGATCAGATCAACCGTGGTGGGGAGAAGATCGCTGCTGAAGAGATTGAAAACCTGCTGCTGCGCCATCCATCGGTGATCCATGCCGCGTTGGTCAGTATGGATGACGAACTGATGGGCGAGAAAAGCTGTGCCTGGCTGGTGGTAAAAGAGCCGCTGCGCGCGGTGCAGGTGCGTCGTTTTCTACGTGAACAGGGCGTGGCGGAATTCAAATTACCTGACCGCGTTGAATGCGTTGAGTCATTACCGCTGACCCCGGTTGGGAAAGTGGATAAAAAACAATTACGTCAGTGGCTGGCAGCACGTTCACTGGCCTGA
- a CDS encoding YbdD/YjiX family protein has translation MFETLSKAGKYLGQTARLMIGVPDYDNYVEHMRVTHPDQMPMTYEEFFRERQDARYGGKGGAKCC, from the coding sequence ATGTTTGAAACGCTCTCCAAAGCTGGGAAATATTTAGGTCAAACCGCCCGATTAATGATAGGTGTGCCGGATTACGACAACTATGTTGAACATATGCGCGTCACGCATCCGGACCAGATGCCAATGACCTATGAAGAATTTTTCCGCGAGCGTCAGGATGCGCGCTATGGGGGGAAAGGCGGCGCGAAGTGCTGTTAA
- a CDS encoding isochorismatase has translation MAIPKLQAYALPTALDVPVNKVDWAFDPERAALLIHDMQDYFIGFWGDNCPMMEQVVANIAALRQYCKEHNIPVYYTAQPKEQSDEDRALLNDMWGPGLTRSPEQQKIVEALAPDEADTILVKWRYSAFHRSPLEQMLKETGRNQLIITGVYAHIGCMTTATDAFMRDIKPFMVADALADFSRDEHLMSLKYVAGRSGRVVMTQELLPTLVPATKDALRSVILPLLDESEEPMDDENLIDYGLDSVRMMALAAHWRKVHGDIDFVMLAKNPTIDAWWTLLSREVK, from the coding sequence ATGGCAATTCCTAAACTGCAGGCTTATGCGCTACCCACGGCGCTTGATGTTCCTGTGAACAAGGTCGACTGGGCGTTTGACCCTGAACGCGCCGCGCTGCTGATCCACGACATGCAGGATTATTTTATCGGCTTTTGGGGTGATAACTGCCCGATGATGGAGCAGGTTGTCGCTAACATCGCCGCACTGCGTCAGTACTGTAAAGAGCATAACATTCCAGTGTATTACACCGCTCAGCCGAAAGAACAGAGTGATGAAGACCGCGCTCTGCTCAATGATATGTGGGGACCGGGTCTGACGCGTTCACCGGAACAGCAAAAGATTGTTGAGGCGCTGGCCCCGGATGAAGCGGATACCATTCTGGTGAAATGGCGTTACAGCGCATTTCATCGCTCCCCGCTGGAACAGATGCTCAAGGAAACCGGTCGTAATCAACTGATCATTACCGGGGTGTATGCGCATATCGGCTGTATGACCACCGCAACGGACGCCTTTATGCGTGATATCAAGCCGTTTATGGTTGCCGATGCGCTGGCGGACTTTAGCCGTGACGAGCATCTGATGTCGCTGAAATACGTGGCAGGGCGGTCCGGGCGCGTAGTGATGACTCAGGAGTTATTACCGACCCTGGTCCCGGCCACTAAGGATGCGTTGCGCAGCGTTATTCTGCCGCTGCTGGACGAGTCTGAAGAGCCGATGGATGATGAAAACCTGATCGACTACGGGCTGGATTCTGTGCGCATGATGGCGTTGGCGGCGCACTGGCGTAAAGTTCATGGCGACATTGATTTCGTGATGTTGGCGAAAAATCCGACCATTGACGCCTGGTGGACGCTGCTCTCCCGCGAGGTGAAGTAA